From Delphinus delphis chromosome X, mDelDel1.2, whole genome shotgun sequence, a single genomic window includes:
- the RAB9B gene encoding ras-related protein Rab-9B — translation MSGKSLLLKVILLGDGGVGKSSLMNRYVTNKFDSQAFHTIGVEFLNRDLEVDGRFVTLQIWDTAGQERFKSLRTPFYRGADCCLLTFSVDDRQSFENLGNWQKEFIYYADVKDPEHFPFVVLGNKVDKEDRQVTTEEAQAWCMENGDYPYLETSAKDDTNVTVAFEEAVRQVLAVEEQLEHCMLGHTIDLNSGSKAGSSCC, via the coding sequence ATGAGTGGGAAATCCCTGCTCTTAAAGGTCATTCTCTTGGGTGATGGTGGAGTTGGGAAAAGCTCGCTCATGAACCGTTATGTAACCAATAAATTTGACTCCCAGGCTTTTCACACCATAGGGGTAGAGTTCTTAAATCGAGATCTGGAGGTAGATGGACGTTTTGTAACTCTCCAGATCTGGGACACTGCAGGGCAGGAACGCTTCAAGAGCCTTAGGACACCCTTCTACAGGGGAGCAGACTGCTGCCTCTTGACTTTCAGCGTGGATGACCGGCAGAGCTTTGAGAACCTTGGTAATTGGCAGAAAGAATTCATCTACTACGCAGATGTGAAAGACCCTGAGCACTTCCCCTTTGTAGTTCTGGGTAACAAAGTAGACAAAGAGGATAGGCAAGTGACTACTGAGGAGGCACAGGCCTGGTGCATGGAGAATGGAGATTACCCTTATCTAGAAACAAGTGCCAAAGATGATACTAATGTGACAGTAGCCTTTGAAGAAGCTGTCAGGCAGGTGTTAGCTGTAGAGGAACAGCTGGAGCATTGCATGTTAGGTCACACTATTGACTTGAACAGTGGTTCCAAAGCAGGATCTTCATGCTGTTAA